In Chitinophagales bacterium, a single genomic region encodes these proteins:
- a CDS encoding PKD domain-containing protein: MLKRLLFLLACFLFFVGVNAQTASFTANQTSGCPNPMLLSLTSTSTGGPFSSYAWTLTGPAGFTTQTSSSNPFTTTLSIPGFYSVTLTVCNGPNCDTETQTNYIEVFERPTINMNIGNHSGCPPLEVCFDGTFTAGCGTVASSFVDVRDGTVYNNVEDFCHTFTNSGTYTNFVVVVENSCGCSTSQTYSDVVSVTSAPVANFTQNNSSACNAPLTVTFTNTSTNTVAGSTYEWNIPGEVSGATTQNLTHTFNTAGSYDVQLIVTNPNGCSDTITEIASVVIGNQNANFSSSDSTVCVGQSVSFSDLSSGSPTSWTWTFEGHGTSNNQNPSVTFNTAGTWDVTLDVAYSGGCTGSITIPNFITVLPRPVNSYTVSSANGCQTPFTTTYTSTATNATSTTWSFPGGTPSTYIGNGPINVTYNSFGNYNITMTSTNNGQCPVTNTYSNAVQVNPLTIDITADDGGGCIPHTPNLSYTVTPSQTIASQTWTLSGSDIGSSTSATPSPTYNTEACFDVQLQVTTTSGCTASVTETNFICAGTQPTNTFTYTPSSVCFEEQDVCLTYTGTGADTIFWDFGDPSPPVWTADDESACYTYNQESGTFTLTMVAINNGCHSDTAFAVDAITVNEPVSSFTSAFAGCSNWNTFNFTDASTGADSVFYTFGDPTTTNDTSSLRNPQWVYPPDDTIRTYTVTQYTYNFTTGCEHQSTNTISVYPPMAEFITVSGINVGCSPFNTYFRNVSPFIGSTARWNYVGTYQFSGGGYNSIWESGNVPSQGFNIGSHTITMLNTDNRGCADTVVKQDYIQVHGVIIGFIPSSNSVCLPQSVSFTDTSSAPLSYVARWHWDFGDPYTLSDTSNVQNPNYTYTLPGTYIITLTATDSFGCSATAYDTINVYNPQANFELSDTFICNNQQVSITNNSTGANLTYDWQFGVGATPTSDNTQTPPNVTYNTEGIYGVYLEVTDSVGCTDDTTVNVHVFDPVLQATSSEDSITCFSNVTPITFTNTSYNNIDSSSVFWNFGNGVTSTTISPTVIYNVAGTYQVTMSIATNSGCRDTIIVDSIYVGGPYANINIIDRDSICYCETVSFEITTVNSPNVVFLYGDGNSINYNPVGVLGDTIIDTLQYQYCNLGDYIPSVFIDDGTCSGLVSNDTVHVDSLVVDFDVQNYSICDTGTVCFTDMSYHEIAGNTAFTSWYWDFGDGNSSTVQNPCHLYTDTGFFDVKLVVVSDFTCTDSIVHQIYIPPSPTAQLDRSAPNGCVGITISFYDSSQVSSNTYINTWHWDFGDNSILTDTANTQHTSYQFNTAGLYWVSLTVTDTFGCSSIDSVQIEVFDLPIVSAGLDTTICFGDSTILQANGAITYDWQPLYNIFNESTANPTVYPAIDTAYFVVGTDINGCENNDTIFVKVNNIQANFYVDSVCLSTPSNFTDLSTSDTTINSWQWDFDEPSSGINNTSNVQNPTHTYGTNGIYNVTLSISDEAGCNSDTTLPAIVFDIPMASFTADSVCIGLANTFNADSSYGGGAPIIDYFWNFGQNPEDTSHIANPTFTYDNPGLYNVCLTVITSQNCVGNTDDTCFTVQVYPLPNVNAGNDQIICENDSVQLLATGALTYTWSPNYQISDVNVTNPWVKPLVDTSYIVSGTDANTCVNTDTVSVSVNFVTAYFEADSVCVGNSNSFNDLSVADGNIQSWSWTFDDPSSGANNTSILQNPTHTYATAGTYNVELSITDDNGCTDDTIVQVVVFDAPMASYTADSVCFNQANTFNSSSSYAGGATIVDYFWNFGQNVADTSHLANPTFTYNNAGLYNVCLTITTNQNCANNFDDTCFTVQVYELPQASFSVDSACMGSNNTLVNSSTDGNDALINSSFWNFGQNVTDTLTISGAPSNTQFTYDTSGVYNVTLTVTDENMCQSSVSQNAYVYNVPVANFNYTSNCQNQENDFIALPTNVTTAITYTWNFDEGAGYVLGDSVETYSFTNAGVHNVALIIENIAGCSDTSLQTINVSAAPTAIITGDTVVCNGSSTQLSGANSISSVPITVYDWNISPSQTSTITYLPNGDNTVTLVITNADGCIDSTSVFIDVVANPSVTIVADPACEDIPINMEADVTLGDANVNIYNWTVVNTANNTSTYSTNPISYTATGIDTLTATVVVQDENGCVDSITQTILVDEQATLTILQDEFLICPNETVYLSLNDNIIFSSTGGIGNVAISPIVGAEIFTADSFALSPSSTTNYTITVSSVLGNCPDDNDNVITVGVAPTPFIELNAVPNPVIAGAVSEISAAVVPFNFNTDSLIWEDVNGTLNRTLGFEIEATPLEETTYPVHLVYAYDSLMCRIDTSITIQVITECGPELVYVPNIFTPNNDGKNDVFKLTGYGIQTVNFLRIFDRWGQIMYNGENVGMSGGYMDDGWHGDNKGGKACNSGVYVYYYEIICTNGDIVKGSGNVTLIK, encoded by the coding sequence ATGTTGAAACGATTACTTTTTCTATTAGCTTGCTTTTTATTTTTTGTTGGTGTAAATGCTCAAACGGCATCTTTTACGGCAAACCAAACTTCGGGTTGCCCAAATCCCATGCTACTGTCATTAACAAGTACCAGCACAGGTGGTCCTTTTAGTTCTTATGCTTGGACGTTGACTGGTCCTGCCGGATTTACAACGCAAACTTCAAGTTCAAATCCTTTTACAACAACGTTATCTATTCCGGGTTTTTATAGCGTAACACTTACTGTATGCAATGGACCTAATTGTGATACTGAAACGCAAACTAATTATATTGAAGTTTTTGAACGTCCTACTATAAATATGAACATAGGAAATCATTCAGGTTGTCCGCCATTAGAAGTTTGTTTTGATGGAACTTTCACAGCAGGTTGTGGTACGGTGGCATCTTCATTTGTAGATGTTAGAGATGGAACGGTATATAATAATGTTGAAGATTTCTGTCATACTTTTACAAACTCTGGAACTTACACAAATTTTGTAGTAGTTGTAGAAAATTCTTGTGGTTGTTCTACATCTCAAACTTATAGTGATGTTGTTAGTGTTACTTCAGCACCTGTCGCTAATTTTACACAAAATAATTCATCAGCTTGTAATGCACCTTTAACCGTTACATTTACCAATACTTCTACAAATACTGTGGCAGGGAGCACTTATGAATGGAATATCCCGGGAGAAGTAAGCGGTGCAACTACACAAAATTTAACACATACTTTTAATACAGCAGGTAGTTATGATGTTCAATTGATAGTAACTAATCCTAATGGGTGTAGTGATACTATAACAGAAATAGCTTCTGTAGTAATAGGAAATCAAAATGCCAATTTTTCAAGTTCAGATTCTACAGTTTGTGTGGGTCAAAGTGTTAGTTTTTCCGATTTGTCTTCTGGTAGTCCCACATCTTGGACATGGACTTTTGAAGGACATGGGACTTCCAATAACCAAAATCCTTCTGTAACGTTTAATACTGCTGGCACGTGGGATGTAACTTTAGATGTAGCTTATAGTGGTGGTTGTACGGGAAGTATTACTATACCTAATTTTATAACAGTACTGCCAAGACCTGTGAATAGTTATACTGTTTCAAGTGCAAACGGCTGTCAAACGCCTTTTACTACAACTTATACAAGTACGGCAACAAATGCAACTTCTACAACGTGGAGTTTCCCAGGAGGAACACCAAGCACATACATAGGAAATGGACCAATAAATGTTACTTATAATTCTTTTGGGAATTATAATATTACTATGACAAGTACAAATAATGGACAGTGTCCTGTTACTAATACATATAGTAATGCAGTACAAGTTAATCCTTTAACAATTGATATTACAGCAGATGATGGAGGTGGATGTATTCCTCATACTCCTAATTTGAGTTACACCGTTACTCCAAGTCAAACAATAGCCAGTCAAACATGGACATTATCAGGTAGCGATATCGGTTCTTCTACATCGGCTACACCAAGCCCAACTTATAATACGGAAGCTTGTTTTGATGTGCAATTACAGGTTACAACTACTAGCGGTTGTACAGCCAGTGTTACGGAAACTAATTTTATCTGTGCGGGTACTCAACCAACTAATACTTTTACATATACGCCAAGTTCGGTTTGTTTTGAAGAGCAAGATGTATGTTTAACTTATACGGGAACAGGAGCTGATACTATTTTTTGGGATTTTGGAGATCCTTCTCCTCCCGTGTGGACGGCAGATGACGAAAGTGCTTGTTATACATACAATCAAGAATCTGGAACATTTACTTTAACAATGGTAGCGATAAATAACGGTTGCCATTCAGATACTGCCTTTGCTGTTGATGCTATTACGGTAAATGAGCCTGTTTCTTCCTTTACTTCAGCATTTGCTGGATGCAGTAATTGGAATACTTTTAATTTTACAGATGCTTCAACAGGTGCTGATTCTGTTTTTTATACTTTTGGAGATCCAACTACAACAAACGATACGTCAAGTTTAAGAAATCCACAATGGGTATATCCACCTGATGATACTATTAGAACATATACAGTAACTCAATATACATATAATTTTACTACGGGTTGTGAGCATCAAAGTACAAATACAATTAGTGTTTATCCTCCTATGGCAGAATTTATTACAGTGAGTGGAATAAATGTAGGTTGTAGCCCTTTTAATACTTATTTTAGAAATGTTTCACCTTTTATTGGTAGTACAGCAAGATGGAATTATGTAGGAACTTATCAATTTTCAGGAGGTGGATACAATAGTATTTGGGAATCAGGTAATGTTCCATCTCAAGGATTTAATATCGGAAGTCATACAATAACCATGTTAAATACAGATAATAGAGGCTGTGCAGATACTGTTGTTAAACAGGATTATATCCAAGTTCACGGAGTAATTATAGGATTTATACCTTCTTCAAATTCAGTATGTTTGCCTCAATCTGTTAGTTTTACCGATACTTCTTCAGCACCATTAAGCTATGTCGCTCGTTGGCACTGGGATTTTGGAGATCCATACACGCTATCAGATACCTCCAACGTTCAAAACCCTAACTACACATATACTTTACCAGGTACTTATATTATAACGCTCACTGCAACGGATAGTTTTGGTTGTTCTGCTACAGCTTATGATACTATTAATGTATATAATCCACAAGCTAATTTTGAATTATCAGATACTTTTATTTGTAATAATCAGCAAGTTTCCATAACTAATAATTCTACAGGAGCTAATTTAACTTATGATTGGCAATTTGGAGTTGGTGCAACACCTACTTCTGATAATACTCAGACACCACCGAATGTTACCTACAATACAGAAGGAATATATGGAGTTTATTTAGAAGTAACAGATTCCGTAGGTTGCACCGATGATACCACGGTAAATGTTCACGTTTTTGATCCTGTACTTCAAGCTACCTCAAGTGAAGATTCTATTACTTGTTTCTCTAATGTTACACCTATAACGTTTACAAATACTTCATATAATAATATTGATTCTTCATCTGTATTTTGGAATTTCGGTAATGGCGTTACATCTACTACAATAAGTCCAACGGTTATTTATAATGTAGCGGGCACTTATCAAGTTACTATGTCTATTGCTACAAACTCGGGCTGTAGAGATACAATAATTGTTGACTCTATCTACGTTGGTGGTCCTTATGCCAATATCAATATAATAGATAGAGATTCTATTTGTTATTGTGAAACAGTTAGTTTTGAAATTACTACCGTTAACTCACCAAATGTAGTATTTTTATATGGCGATGGTAATTCTATAAATTACAATCCTGTAGGAGTGCTTGGAGACACAATAATTGACACTTTACAATATCAATATTGTAATTTAGGAGATTATATTCCTTCAGTATTTATAGATGACGGCACATGTTCTGGTTTGGTTTCAAATGACACTGTTCATGTAGATAGCCTTGTGGTTGATTTTGATGTACAAAATTATTCAATATGCGATACTGGAACGGTATGTTTTACAGATATGTCTTATCACGAAATAGCAGGAAATACAGCATTTACTTCTTGGTATTGGGATTTTGGAGATGGTAATAGCTCTACTGTTCAAAATCCTTGTCATCTATATACCGATACAGGATTTTTTGATGTTAAACTTGTGGTAGTTAGTGATTTTACTTGTACAGATTCTATCGTACATCAGATATACATACCGCCAAGCCCTACAGCTCAATTAGACCGCTCAGCCCCAAATGGGTGTGTAGGTATAACTATCAGTTTTTACGATTCATCTCAAGTAAGCTCAAATACTTATATAAATACTTGGCATTGGGATTTTGGAGACAATTCAATTTTAACAGATACTGCCAATACTCAGCACACATCATATCAATTTAATACTGCCGGTTTATATTGGGTTTCATTAACCGTAACAGATACTTTTGGTTGCTCTTCCATTGATTCAGTTCAAATTGAAGTATTTGATTTGCCTATAGTTTCGGCAGGATTAGATACTACTATATGTTTTGGAGATAGTACTATCTTACAAGCTAACGGGGCAATAACCTATGATTGGCAGCCTCTTTACAATATTTTTAATGAAAGTACTGCAAATCCAACAGTTTATCCTGCTATAGACACAGCTTATTTTGTAGTAGGTACTGATATTAATGGTTGTGAAAATAACGATACAATATTTGTTAAAGTAAATAATATTCAAGCTAATTTTTATGTAGATAGTGTTTGTTTAAGCACTCCGTCAAATTTCACGGATTTATCAACTTCAGATACAACTATTAATTCTTGGCAATGGGATTTTGACGAACCTTCAAGTGGAATAAATAATACATCTAATGTGCAAAACCCAACTCATACTTATGGGACAAATGGAATTTATAATGTTACATTAAGTATATCTGATGAGGCGGGTTGTAATAGTGATACTACATTACCTGCTATTGTTTTTGATATTCCTATGGCAAGCTTTACCGCAGACTCTGTTTGTATAGGCTTAGCAAATACTTTTAATGCCGATTCTTCTTATGGTGGCGGTGCTCCAATAATAGATTATTTTTGGAATTTTGGTCAAAACCCGGAAGATACCAGCCATATTGCAAATCCAACATTTACTTACGATAATCCTGGGTTATATAATGTATGTTTAACTGTTATTACAAGTCAAAATTGTGTAGGAAATACAGATGATACTTGTTTTACAGTTCAAGTTTATCCACTACCTAATGTAAATGCTGGAAACGACCAAATTATATGTGAAAACGATAGCGTACAATTATTAGCTACAGGAGCTTTAACCTACACATGGTCGCCTAATTATCAAATTTCTGATGTCAATGTTACAAATCCGTGGGTTAAACCATTAGTTGATACATCTTATATAGTATCGGGTACAGATGCAAATACTTGTGTGAATACCGATACGGTTAGTGTAAGTGTTAATTTTGTAACAGCATATTTTGAAGCAGATAGCGTATGTGTTGGTAATTCAAATAGTTTCAATGATTTATCTGTAGCAGATGGGAATATTCAATCTTGGAGTTGGACATTTGATGACCCTTCAAGTGGTGCTAATAATACTTCTATACTTCAAAATCCTACACATACTTATGCTACCGCTGGTACTTATAATGTGGAACTAAGTATAACAGATGATAATGGATGTACTGATGACACAATTGTGCAAGTTGTAGTTTTTGATGCACCTATGGCTTCTTACACAGCAGATTCTGTTTGTTTTAATCAAGCAAATACTTTCAATTCATCATCTTCTTATGCTGGTGGAGCTACTATAGTAGATTATTTTTGGAATTTTGGTCAAAATGTAGCAGACACTAGCCATTTAGCTAATCCAACATTTACTTATAATAATGCAGGGTTATATAATGTGTGTTTAACCATTACTACTAATCAAAATTGTGCAAATAATTTTGATGACACTTGTTTTACCGTTCAAGTTTATGAACTTCCACAAGCTTCTTTCTCTGTTGACAGTGCTTGTATGGGTAGCAATAATACTCTTGTTAACTCTTCAACAGATGGAAATGATGCTCTAATAAACAGTTCATTTTGGAATTTTGGACAAAATGTTACAGATACCTTAACTATAAGCGGAGCACCTTCAAATACTCAGTTTACTTACGATACTTCTGGAGTTTATAATGTAACGCTAACAGTTACTGACGAAAATATGTGTCAGTCAAGTGTTTCTCAAAATGCTTATGTTTATAATGTGCCTGTGGCAAACTTTAATTACACTTCAAATTGTCAAAATCAAGAAAATGATTTTATTGCATTGCCTACAAATGTTACAACAGCTATAACATACACTTGGAATTTTGATGAAGGTGCCGGATATGTTTTAGGAGATAGTGTAGAAACCTATTCTTTTACAAATGCAGGAGTACATAATGTAGCTTTAATAATTGAAAATATAGCAGGTTGTTCTGATACTTCATTGCAAACAATTAATGTGAGTGCCGCACCAACAGCTATAATTACTGGAGATACTGTAGTTTGTAATGGTTCAAGTACGCAGTTGTCGGGAGCTAACTCTATAAGTTCAGTTCCTATAACTGTATATGATTGGAATATTAGTCCAAGTCAAACATCTACAATTACCTATTTGCCTAATGGAGATAATACCGTTACTTTAGTAATAACTAATGCCGATGGTTGTATTGATTCTACTTCGGTATTTATTGATGTTGTAGCAAATCCAAGTGTAACTATAGTTGCAGACCCTGCTTGCGAAGATATTCCTATAAATATGGAAGCAGACGTAACTTTAGGCGATGCTAATGTAAATATTTATAATTGGACGGTAGTAAATACGGCAAATAATACTTCTACATACAGCACTAATCCAATTTCGTACACAGCTACGGGTATTGATACGCTTACTGCCACAGTAGTAGTACAAGATGAAAATGGATGTGTAGATTCTATAACTCAAACCATACTTGTAGATGAACAAGCTACGCTTACAATTTTGCAAGATGAGTTTTTAATTTGCCCTAATGAAACGGTATATTTAAGTTTAAATGATAATATCATATTTTCTTCAACAGGCGGTATTGGAAATGTAGCAATAAGTCCAATCGTAGGTGCTGAAATATTTACCGCAGATAGTTTTGCATTGAGTCCTTCTTCTACTACTAATTATACCATAACCGTAAGTAGTGTACTGGGCAATTGTCCAGACGATAATGATAATGTGATAACTGTGGGAGTGGCACCTACTCCATTT
- a CDS encoding C40 family peptidase: protein MFGICNVALSPLRKENSDTSEMISQLLFGETFEIIEVNNNWSFVKCTHDNYQGWMDTKQYERIEKLPQKYQLSFNKAHACQLNHSQTTLVLGSRLPNFDGLNFKINKDKYIFNGNAIDPPQNSTNNLKKVCLKYLNAPYLWGGRSPFGIDCSGLTQMVYSFFNIELPRDAYMQAELGEALNFVSEAKEGDLAFFGKEEKITHVGIILENQEIIHASGKVRIDKIDHIGIYNKDEKKYTHFLKTIKRIV, encoded by the coding sequence ATGTTTGGTATATGTAATGTGGCTCTTTCTCCTCTAAGAAAAGAAAACTCAGATACTTCGGAAATGATATCTCAATTATTGTTTGGCGAAACCTTTGAAATAATTGAAGTTAATAACAATTGGAGTTTTGTGAAATGTACACACGACAACTATCAAGGGTGGATGGACACCAAACAGTATGAAAGAATAGAAAAACTACCTCAAAAATACCAATTAAGTTTTAACAAAGCTCATGCTTGCCAGCTAAATCACAGTCAAACTACCCTTGTTTTAGGAAGCAGGCTACCTAATTTTGACGGGTTAAATTTCAAAATAAATAAAGATAAATATATTTTTAACGGCAATGCTATTGACCCTCCTCAAAACTCTACAAACAACCTAAAAAAAGTATGTCTAAAATACTTAAATGCTCCGTATTTATGGGGCGGTAGAAGCCCTTTTGGCATAGATTGTTCCGGACTTACTCAAATGGTTTATAGCTTTTTTAATATAGAATTGCCCAGAGATGCTTATATGCAAGCAGAATTAGGCGAAGCACTCAATTTTGTATCCGAAGCTAAAGAAGGCGACTTAGCTTTTTTTGGTAAAGAAGAAAAGATAACTCATGTAGGTATTATCCTTGAAAATCAAGAGATAATACACGCCAGCGGAAAAGTTAGAATTGACAAAATTGACCACATAGGAATTTATAATAAAGACGAAAAAAAATACACGCATTTCTTAAAAACTATAAAAAGAATAGTTTGA
- a CDS encoding NAD-dependent deacylase, whose product MKKIVVISGAGISAESGIKTFRDSNGLWENHDIMEVASPYGWQKNRALVLDFYNQRRKQLLECKPNNAHLKLAELQEYFDVNIITQNVDDLHERAGSKNVLHLHGELLKARSTLDENLIYNWQKDITLNDKCEKGSQLRPHIVWFGESVPMLPKAANIVAEADILLVIGTSLVVYPAASLVDYTKNNCKNYIIDTKIPKNISSSFTKIEAKASLGIENFIKFINE is encoded by the coding sequence TTGAAAAAAATAGTAGTAATATCAGGTGCAGGCATAAGTGCAGAAAGTGGTATAAAAACTTTTAGAGATAGTAATGGACTGTGGGAAAACCACGATATTATGGAAGTGGCAAGCCCTTACGGCTGGCAAAAAAATAGAGCACTTGTTTTAGACTTTTACAACCAAAGAAGAAAGCAACTATTAGAATGCAAACCCAACAATGCACACTTAAAACTTGCCGAACTACAAGAATATTTTGATGTAAATATCATCACACAAAATGTAGATGACCTGCATGAAAGAGCCGGCTCTAAAAATGTTTTGCACTTGCATGGCGAATTATTAAAAGCGAGAAGTACATTAGATGAAAATTTGATTTATAACTGGCAAAAAGATATTACACTAAACGACAAATGTGAAAAAGGCAGTCAGTTACGTCCACATATAGTTTGGTTTGGCGAATCTGTTCCCATGCTACCCAAAGCGGCTAATATTGTTGCTGAAGCCGATATTTTATTAGTTATAGGCACTTCTTTGGTGGTTTATCCTGCTGCCAGTTTGGTAGATTACACCAAAAACAACTGCAAAAATTACATAATTGACACCAAAATCCCCAAGAACATCAGCTCTTCTTTCACTAAAATTGAAGCGAAGGCAAGCTTAGGAATTGAAAATTTTATAAAATTTATAAATGAGTAA